In Bernardetia litoralis DSM 6794, the genomic window GGAGCTGGTGATGGACTCAAAACACAAGTTTTGCTTTCTAATTTTGTAAATCAAAATACACCTTTTAGTTATCTACCCATTGATATTTCAGGAGAAGCTCTTCATCAATTAAAAGTACGATTTAATAAAACAATTCCTTCTCTTAATTTTGAAGGACTGGAAGGAGAGTATTTTGAAGCTTTGGCTCAATTAAAAACTAAAAATAATTTATCAGAGAAAAAAAACACAAGAAATATTGTTCTCTTTTTGGGTTCGAATATTGGGAATTTTGGAGATCAACAAAGTTTAAACTTTCTAACTAAATTAGCTCAAAATCTAAATCAAGATGATTATTTACTTTTAGGTTTTGACTTAAAAAAACATCCTAAAATTATCAAAATGGCATACAATGATGCTAATGGAATAACAAAAGCATTCAATCTAAATCTTTTAAAAAGAATAAATAGAGAATTAGATGGAAATTTTAATATCGAAAAATTTGATTTCTATTCTACTTATGTTCCAGAAACAGGTGAAGTGAGAAGCTATATTGTAAGCGAAGCAAAACAAGAGGTTTCTTTAAAAAAATTAAATAAAACTATCAAATTTGAATGGGGAGAAACTATTCATACTGAAATATCTAGAAAATATAGTGCTAATCAGATGAAAGAAATTACGAAAGAAGCAGGTTTTGAATTTGTAGAATCTTATACTGATTGTAAAGGATATTTTATGGATATGCTTTTGAGAGTAAAATAAATGAGGGAATAAAAAAAATCATTTATAACTAAAATATAAATGATTTTTGTATTATTTAAAAATCTAACATCAGAATTTATTTTAACTTGCATATCTGATTGTTGCTTTATAATTACCTGTTAAATCACAGCCTTGCATGTCAAGTTCTATCATACCTGTTCCAAAAAACAAATAAGTTTTCTTTCTCCAAGAACCATCTTTTTTCTCCATAAAAAGCGTAATTTCTACTTGTCCACCATTAGGAGAATAGACATATCCTTTTTCTGCCTTTGCACCTGTATCACTTCCTTCACAGGTCAGTTTATCAACTTTGAAGACTTTAAATTTGGGCGTTTGGTCTTTTTGTTTGTGCATTTCCTCTACTTTGTAAGTATCAGGAAAAGAACATGTTCCATCATCTTGAAAACACGCAAAAGCATAATAGTTTCCTGTATAATTACAATCAGAAAGTTTCATTTCAATAAAGCCAGCTCCTTGTCTAGTATATTCTTTTTTCTCCCAATAGCCAGCCTTAGTCTGAACATAGACAGCAACCACTACCCAATTCGTCGAACGAGTACTAACATAACCTCTGTTAAAGCTACAACCTCCTTGTTTACAACCATTTGGGGTACTACGTTCGGTAAGTTTAAATTGAGGTTTTTCTGTAATTTCTAACTTCTTATTCTCTGTATTTACAGAAAAATCTGAAGTAGGTAAAACAGAAAAACTCCAATTAAAAATCAAAAATAATGAGTAAAAAAGCAATTGCATACGTAAGTGATATTTATAATAAGAGCTTGGTTTTTTGTTCAAAAATACACCAAAAATCAATACTTTACTAATAGGTCGTTAAAATTCTATAAAAATTTATTAAAATAATAGTTGATTTATAGTTCATTTCTAATGACTAATTTTGATTGAATAAGGTGTTACTATCAAAGTAGCAAACAAAATACCTATTTTTTTCCCTACCTCTTTAAAAGTTACCTCATTCGATGTACCTACAAAAATATTTGTTGTATGACTTTCAAATTAGGTTTAGTATTCTTATTTTTGGTATTTTTGGTTTTCGTTTGTTTCTTTTCATTTAATTTAATGCTGAAAAACGAGCAATACATAAATGATTATTTATTGATAAATTGATTAGTAAATCAATAAAAATACTATCAAATAGATATTCATTTTGTTCTAATTTATCCTACATACAAAAACATATAACAAAAATGATTGTAGTAACAGGTGCAGCAGGTTTTATTGGTAGCGCATTAATTAGTCGTCTTTTAGAAGCTGGTCATAGTCGTATCATCGCTGTAGATGATTTTTCATTTGTCGAAAAAAACAAAAATTTAGCAGAAAAGCAAATTAGTGAGCATATAGAACGTGAAGTTTTTTTTGATTGGCTCAAAGATAATCACAGCGATATAGAATTTATCTTTCATATTGGCGCACGTACAAATACTACGGAATTTGATTATACTATCTTTGAACATTTGAATGTAGATTATAGTAAAAAAATGTGGAAGGCGTGTTCTGAATATTCTATTCCATTAGTTTATGCTTCTTCAGCAGCAACTTATGGAGCAGGAGAATATGGTTATGAAGATGATGAAAGCCGTATTCCTCTTCTAAAACCCTTAAATCCTTATGGACAATCAAAACAAGAGTTTGATGTTTGGGCATTAGAACAAGAAAAAACTCCTCCTTTTTGGGCTGGATTAAAATTCTTTAATGTCTATGGACCTAATGAATTTCATAAAGGACGTATGGCTTCCGTTATTTTTCATACCTATCATCAGATTTTGAAGACAGGCAAAATGAAACTTTTCCGTTCCCACAATCCTAATTTTAAAGATGGTGAACAGCTTCGTGATTTTGTTTACGTAAAAGATTTGATAGAAGTATGTTTGTTTTTGATGAATAAACAACCTAAATCAGCTATTTATAATCTTGGGAGTGGAACAGCACGTACTTTTTTGGATTTGGCAAAAAATACATTTTATGCCCTAGATAAAACTCCTGAAATAGATTTTATGGATACCCCTGCTGATATTCGTGATAAATACCAATATTACACACAGGCTAATATGGAAAAACTAAAAAGTGCAGGTTATACCAAAAAATTTCATACACTAGAAGAAGGTGTGGAAGATTATGTTAAGAATTATTTGATGGAAAATAAATATTATTAATTTCTTTATTGACTGGTTTAGGTATCAATACTTGAACCAGTCAATAAAAAACAGTTATTTACTTCTATAAAACAAGAATTGTCCAATAACGAGTACAAACAAACTCAAGAATGTACTTGCCAAGATTACAAAAAAGTTAGAAAACCATAACAAAAAATTACTTCCTTGTATCAAAAATAAAATAGAGTGATGAAGTAGCAAAGTAATTCCTGCATACATGACAAACCAGTTGAAGCCTAGTTTTGAAAGAGTTGGTTTTTCGATAGCCTCATAACCTCCACTTGGTCGTAAAAATTGAATAAGAGAAGGACGAATAAATGCAATAATTACCATTGTGGCAGCATGAACACCAGCCGTATCATAAAAAATATCTACTGCCAACCCCATTCCAAAACCTAAAAGTAATAATGCTGTAAGGCTTATTTCAAGAGGAAGTAATAATAAAAACCCTACATAAACAAAGCAAAAAGCTGTATCAAAAAGAGCTACATTTCTAAAAAGCAACACTTGAAGAAGCCAATAAATAAAAAAACTTATGATTTGAGTAATTGTACTTGGATTCATTTATCTATTTTTCTAATGTAACTTCTTCTAAAGAATCAATTTCTGCTTTATAATTATTTTCAATAATATAAACATAAGAAAGTGTTGTGAAATCAGTTGCTAAACGCATACGCACTTCATTAAAATTTCCTTTTGCAGAACTAAAATTAACTTTTTCTATATAGCCAACTAAAAATTCTTTTGGATAAAAATTATTTTCTACACTTGTTACTACTGTATCGCCTACTTTTATGTCTTTTGCAGAAGTATATAAAAGATTTGATTTTCTGTAATCTGTACCATCCCATTGCGTAGTAGCATTTACTCCATTACGTTTTATTTGTGAAGCTACTTGATAATCAATATGTAAAATACTTCTTACTGTTGCATAATTAGTAGAAACAACTTCTATTTTTCCTACAATTCCAGAGCCTGTAATTACTCCCATTCCTTTTTTAATTCCTTGTTTACTTCCTTTATTGATTGTCAAGAAATTTCTTTCCAATAAATAAGAATGTTTAATGACTTTAGCAGGAACTAATTGATACTCAGAAACAGATAAAAGCTGTACTGAATCTAAATTTTTAAACTTTTTAGATAAAGAAAGAAGCCTCAAACTATCCTTTTGTTTTTGAGTAAAACTAGGATAGAGCTTATTAAAAGCAAGTGTATCATTGACTTGATTTTTGCGTATCTGTGAAGCTAAGAGGGAATGTAATTTTGCATTTTCTTCTAAAAGATGCTCATTTTCATCTTTCAAATTCCAACGAGTAGCTATCCAATTTTGCATATCCAAACTAGTTCCAACTACTGAACTAGCTGAAGTCAGAACTACAATTCTCTGATATGTATTGTGATTTATAATCAACCAAAAACAGACTGCTTCCAATAAAAGAAAAAGCAAAAAATTACGAAACCGATAAAGAAAATTAATTAATTCTTTCAACCTCTATTAATTATGAATTAAAAATTAAAAATTTTGAAATCAAAAGTCAGCTCTATTAATTACTTCATAGCTCTGACTTCTATTTTTATTCAATTAATCTAATAAAACAGGTTTAAATCTACTTACATCATTCAGAGCAATACCAGTTCCACGCACAACAGCACGTAATGGGTCTTCTGCAATATGAATAGGAAGTTTTGTTTTGAGAGAAAGACGTTTGTCAAGTCCACGTAAAAGCGCACCACCACCTGTTAGATAAATACCATTTTCATAAATATCAGCAGCTAATTCTGGAGGAGTAATTTCAAGCGCTTTCAAAACAGCTTCTTCAATCTTAGAAATTGATTTATCTAATGAAAAAGCAATTTCACTATATGATACTTTTACTACTTTTGGAATTCCTGTCATCAAATCTCGTCCACGTACTTCATAATCATCAGGAGCATTTTCAAGCTCAGACATAGCAGCACCTACTTCAATTTTGATTCGCTCTGCCGAACGTTCACCAATCAAAAGGTTATGCTGACGGCGCATATAATCTAAAATATCTTTATTAAATACATCACCTGCCGTGCGTATAGATTGGTCACAAACAATACCTGAAAGTGCAATAACAGCAATTTCAGTTGTACCTCCCCCAATATCAACAATCATTGAACCAACAGGCTGCTCAATATCAATACCGATACCGATAGCTGCTGCAATAGGTTCTTTTATCATATAGACTTGTTTTGCACCTGCTTGTTCGGCAGATTCTTTTACGGCACGTTTTTCTACTTCTGTAATACCAGAAGGAATACAAATTACGATTCGGTTGGAAAGATTAAAACGACCACGTTCTATCATTTTGATAAGCCCTTTTATCATTTGTTGAGCTGCATCAAAATCAGCAATTACACCATCACGTAGAGGTCTAATTGTACGAATATCATCGTGTGTTTTTTCGTGCATTTGCATGGCTTTTCTTCCGATAGCCATTACTTTTCCAGAGCGTTTGTCAAGTGCAATGATAGAAGGTTCATCTACAACGATTTTCCCTCTATGAATAATTAGTGTGTTAGCTGTGCCTAAATCAATGGCAATATCGCTAGTAAAGATGTCAAAGAAACCCATAAAAATAGAGTGAGTAGCAGGATTGTTTCTTTATTTTATTAAATCAAAATAATTTTTAATAAAATAAATGGAAATATTTTTTATATAAACTTACCTCAATCTGAAATTTCAGAATGAAGTAAAGTGAAATTCTAATTAGACTAAATCTAATTTATATCAAAAACTCAAAATAATAATTATTCTGTCTTTGAAATTAAATTTAATAATTCGTTATTGGTAGTTGATTTTGATAAATTATCTCTATATAAAGAGAGCTTTATAAATCATGTACAAAATTAGATAATTTAAATGGAAATCAAACTTAATTTTATATTTTTTTGAGTAAAATTATCACACTACTTTCAAAACTACACCAAAAACGTTTGAATTTTTAAAAAATTGTTATATAAAAATTATTACACTCTAATTTTGATAATTAACCTCGTTCTGCTTGCAAAAACTGCAGTTCATAAAGAGTATTGTAATAACCACCTAATGTTAGCAGCTCTTCATGTGAGCCACTTTCTTTTATTTCTCCTTTATCCAACACCATAATTTTATCAGCTTTTTGAATTGTAGCCAAACGATGAGCAATAACTATTGCTGTTCGTCCTTCCATCATTTTATCGATGGCATTTTGGATTAATTCTTCTGTTTCTGAATCTACTGAAGAAGTTGCTTCATCAAGAATCAAAATTTGAGGGTCATAAACCATTGCACGAACAAAAGAAATAAGCTGTCTTTGTCCAACTGAAAGCGTTGCACCACGTTCTTGTACATCATAATAAAAACCATTTGGAAGTTTTTCTATAAATTCTTTTGCACCTACAAGCTCGGCTGCCTTTTTGACTTTTTCTAATGAAATATCAGCATTTCTCAATGTGATATTGTCCATAATTGTTCCTGAGAATAAGAATACATCTTGCAAAACAATTCCGATATTTTGGCGTAAAGAACTCAAATCATACTCTTCTATATTTTTATCATCAACAAATATTTCTCCTTTTTGAATTTCATAAAATTTATTCAAAAGATTAATAATAGAAGATTTTCCTGCGCCTGTTGCTCCTACCATCGCAATTGTTTGTCCTTGTTTTACATCAAAAGAAATATTTTTCAAAACCCATTCTGGCTTTATTTCTGGATTTTTATTTTCTGCATATTCTTCTTTGGAAATATCCATATTATAAGCAAACCACACTTCTTCAAAACGAATATTTCCTTTTAAATTTTTGGCAAAAAAAGTTCCGTTGTGTTGAATTGTGCTGTTGTCATCCAAGAGTTTTAGGATTCTGTCCGAACTAACAATTCCTAATTGCAGTGTATTAAAACGGTCTGCAATCATACGAATAGGACGAAAAAACATAGCCAAAAATAAAATAAAGGCAATCAAAGTACCAAGCTCAATACGCTCTGCTAAGACACTAGAAGCACCATACCAAACCACCAAACCTGTCCCTGCAGCTCCTACAATCTCAGCAAGAGGAAAATAAAGCGAATAATACAAAACTGTTTTTATATTTGCTCTTCGGTGTTCTTTGTTGATGGCTTCAAACTTTTTGTATTCTCTTTTTTCACTATTAAAAATCTGAACAATTGCCATTCCTGTTACATGTTCTTGCACAAATGAATTTAGATTTGAAACAGCTGTACGCACATCATTGAATGATTCTTTTACTTTTTCTTTGAAAATATAAGTACCTACTAACAAAAACGGCAAAACAGTAAGAGTTACCAAAGTAAGTCGCCAATCTAGATATAACATTGCAGCAAAAATAAAAATAAGCTGCAAAATATCTCCTAAAATATTAGCAATTCCTTGTGTAAAGATATTTGAAAGTGTTTCTATATCCGAAATATTACGAGTTACAAGCCTTCCAATGGGAGTTTTGTCATAAAATGAAAGTTTCATTTCCATCAAATGATTATAAACTTGCAAACGAATATCACGCACTACATTTTGTCCAAGCCATCCAGAAAGATAACTATGAATAAATTCGACACCAACTTGCATAACAGCCGACGACAAAAGCAAAATAAGCATCAAATTTAAGCCTTCCCAGTCATTTTGAAGGATATAATCATCAACAGTAAGTTTGATAAGATAAGGACGAATAGGTGCAACCATTCCCAACAAAACAGTTAGAAAAATGATAAAATAAAAACGTCCTTGATAAGGTTTTACAAAAACAAAAACACGTTTGAGTATTTTCCAGTCAAATATTTCTCCTTTAGGAGTTGATTTTTCTAAATTAGCCATTAATATAATTATAATTGCGAATTGCGACCTGCCAAAGTAGCAAAGTCAATTAAAAATTATGATTGTAATATATTTATTAAATTATTTATAATTCACAAACATTTACTTTAATAATATTTTAAATATCTAAGATAACGCAAAAAGTAGTAGAAATAAATAGAATATGTTGCAAGTTAGTTAAAACTCAATATAAAGGATTAATACAACCCCACTTTTTTATAACATCAAAAAAGAGGAATAGATTTTTTTTTAAGTTTCATTAAACAAAATTATTCTAAAAACAGATAATTTTATATTTTTTCAATCATTTCTCCTACAATTTTGGCAGATGATAAGGCTAATGGAATACCTCCCCCTGGGTGAACGCTTCCACCACAAAAATATAATCCTTTTGTTTTGGAAAAATTGGCGTGTCTTAAAAAAGCTGCATATCGATTATTGCTACTATTTCCATACAAAGAACCTCCCAAAGAAGAAGTACGCAGTTCAATTTTTCTTGGGTCAAGAATAGATTCAGAAATAATATTTTCCTCTACATTTCGCATCAAAATGCGTTCTAGTTTTTTGATAATATCTTGTTTTGCTTTCTTTATCCATGTATCCCAATCTTGCGAACCATCATTCAAATTATGAGGAGCATTAATCATCACAAACCAATTTTCACAACCTTCTGGCGCATCAGTTTTGATATGTTTGGAAGAAACGAAAATATAAATTGTTGGGTCTTCGTAAAGTGTTTTACCATTGAAAAGAGCATTAAATTCCTTTTTATATTCCTTTGTAAAAAAAATATTATGCAAATCTAATTCTTTGTATTCGGCATTCATTCCCCAATAAAAAATAAGAGCAGAAGATGATTTTTGTTGTTGTAATAAAAATTCAGGAGCTTTTTCTTTTGGTAATAATTTCTTGTATGTATGAACAACGTCCATATTTGAAACAACAATATCAAAGTCTAATTCTTCTGTTTGAGTCTCTTCTTTTTTAGAATCTTTTACTTTTATTCCTGTAATTTTATTTTGATTTTTATCAATGATAATTTCTTCTACTTTTTTATCAAAATGATAAATTACACCTAAATCTTGACCTAATTTTACAAGACTTTTTGTAATATCAAACATTCCTTCTGTTGGTAAAAAAGCTCCTTTATTAAACTCTAAATGAGGAATTACATTCAAAAGCGCAGGCGCAACATAAGGCGAAGAACCATTATAAGTTGCATAGCGATTAAAAAGCTGAACTGTTTTTTCTTTCTCAAATATCAAACTATTTGCTTGATTCATTGTCTTGAAAAGCTCTAATTTCCAAATCTGTGAAAAGGCTTTTAAAGCTGTTTTGTTGAAATAAGTTTCTGCTTTATGGAGCGAACGAGTAAGAAATAAATCAGCCGTCAAATCATATTTTTCTTTGCTGCTTTTGAGGAATTTCAAAATATTTTCTTTTGGTTCGCCTAGTTTTGCTTCTACTTGTTTTGCAAAAGTTTCTGTGTCTGCGCTGGCTTCTAGTTTTGTACCATCTTCCCAAAAATATTTATTAATGGTTTCTAATTTTTTATAGGAAAAATAATCTTCTACTTTCTTTCCAGATTGTAAAATTAATTCTTCGACACGCTCAGGAAGTGTAAATAATGAAGGCCCAGCATCATAGCGAAAACCATCTTTCCAAAACTCAGATAATTTTCCACCTGCGTAATTATTAGCTTCAAAAACTTCTACTTTATATCCTTTATTTGCTAGATGAATAGCTGTTGCAATTCCTGCGATTCCTGCTCCTATAATGGCTGCTTTTTTCATTTTTTTAGTTAATCTTTTTTATATAATATTCGTTCTCTAAGTTAGAGAAATCTATGTCGTTTTTTATAGAGAATATTATTTTTTTGGCTGCCTTATTAAATTTTTATAACATAAAAGACTCTGAAGTGCCTTTATCAGGAAAATTACGAATAATTTCTATCGAATAAATTGATTGTGCTATATTTTTTGTTATTTCTAAATAATCTTTCTTGTCTTTTTTGCCAAAAACCACTTGCCAAAGTACATTAAAAACCTCAAAACGTTTGCTAAATGGTATATTTTTGTAATTACACTGATGGATTTTAAAAGTTGCATAAATATATGAATTTGCTTTTTCTAATTCCACAAATTCGTCTTTACTGATGCAAAATTCATTTCTAAATAAATATTCATCTTCATACTCTTCCTGTTTGTCTTCATCAATGATATGACTATTATTATAGAATTTATCGCCTAATTTTCCTTCACTATTTTTATCACATTCAATGCCTCTAGTAGTCACTTCGAATAAAAACTCCAAAACTTCTATATCATCTTTTGAGTAAGGTATTTTTGTCATTTTTTATAAGTTTTAATAAATATTCTTGAGTTGGTATAAACTCATCAAAAATTAATATATATCTAGGAAGTTGTTTTTGTGAGGCATTAGGTAAGACATCTAAAATTACCCATTTATAAATTAATTGTCCAAATTGGAATATATTATTTGATATTGCTTCACCTTCAAAAATCAAATCAAACCAATCGTATAATTTACAACCATTTAGATTTTTTTCGTCTAGTATCTGAAGAGAATACATAACTATTATATCCATATCTAATAAACTCATCGATTTATTTTCTAGTAAATCAGATCGTATTATTTCTAAAATAATATTAAAAAGGATGCTTAAATCTGCCACTCTATGAGAATTATAAAATATATCAATAGCCTGTTGTATAACCTTCTCTTCTTTGCTCTCTTTTGGTAAAAAAGCCAAAACTCTTGCTAACACACTAATTCCAAAAACAATGCTTAATTGACTAAAAAATGAATATTTATCAACTAATTGCAAATAATGTTCTTCTAATGTGTTAGCCAATTCTTCAATATTAACTGTCTTAATGTCAATATTTAGCCACTGTTTTTGTTGTAGTTGTTGCTCTTTGTAAATTAGAGGATACTGAATTATCTTTGTACTTTTAGATGTCGGTACAAATATTACTTTTTTTAATGTGTCTTCATAGATAAATTGAAGTTTTTTTAATGCTGCATTATCTGATGTTACAAACCAGTTGGCTGCCCCACAAATAACATCTCGCAATTGATTTTCTTCAAAATTTTTGTTATTTAAAATATAAGAGAATACAGCCTCC contains:
- the egtD gene encoding L-histidine N(alpha)-methyltransferase — protein: MTSSTLNSESTNQFSTFEKDILEGLEATQKKLSSKYFYDEDGSKIFQIIMNLPEYYLTRCEYEIFESYKENLYEQFSKGTQTFNLIELGAGDGLKTQVLLSNFVNQNTPFSYLPIDISGEALHQLKVRFNKTIPSLNFEGLEGEYFEALAQLKTKNNLSEKKNTRNIVLFLGSNIGNFGDQQSLNFLTKLAQNLNQDDYLLLGFDLKKHPKIIKMAYNDANGITKAFNLNLLKRINRELDGNFNIEKFDFYSTYVPETGEVRSYIVSEAKQEVSLKKLNKTIKFEWGETIHTEISRKYSANQMKEITKEAGFEFVESYTDCKGYFMDMLLRVK
- the rfaD gene encoding ADP-glyceromanno-heptose 6-epimerase — translated: MIVVTGAAGFIGSALISRLLEAGHSRIIAVDDFSFVEKNKNLAEKQISEHIEREVFFDWLKDNHSDIEFIFHIGARTNTTEFDYTIFEHLNVDYSKKMWKACSEYSIPLVYASSAATYGAGEYGYEDDESRIPLLKPLNPYGQSKQEFDVWALEQEKTPPFWAGLKFFNVYGPNEFHKGRMASVIFHTYHQILKTGKMKLFRSHNPNFKDGEQLRDFVYVKDLIEVCLFLMNKQPKSAIYNLGSGTARTFLDLAKNTFYALDKTPEIDFMDTPADIRDKYQYYTQANMEKLKSAGYTKKFHTLEEGVEDYVKNYLMENKYY
- the mreC gene encoding rod shape-determining protein MreC, with protein sequence MLFLLLEAVCFWLIINHNTYQRIVVLTSASSVVGTSLDMQNWIATRWNLKDENEHLLEENAKLHSLLASQIRKNQVNDTLAFNKLYPSFTQKQKDSLRLLSLSKKFKNLDSVQLLSVSEYQLVPAKVIKHSYLLERNFLTINKGSKQGIKKGMGVITGSGIVGKIEVVSTNYATVRSILHIDYQVASQIKRNGVNATTQWDGTDYRKSNLLYTSAKDIKVGDTVVTSVENNFYPKEFLVGYIEKVNFSSAKGNFNEVRMRLATDFTTLSYVYIIENNYKAEIDSLEEVTLEK
- a CDS encoding rod shape-determining protein, giving the protein MGFFDIFTSDIAIDLGTANTLIIHRGKIVVDEPSIIALDKRSGKVMAIGRKAMQMHEKTHDDIRTIRPLRDGVIADFDAAQQMIKGLIKMIERGRFNLSNRIVICIPSGITEVEKRAVKESAEQAGAKQVYMIKEPIAAAIGIGIDIEQPVGSMIVDIGGGTTEIAVIALSGIVCDQSIRTAGDVFNKDILDYMRRQHNLLIGERSAERIKIEVGAAMSELENAPDDYEVRGRDLMTGIPKVVKVSYSEIAFSLDKSISKIEEAVLKALEITPPELAADIYENGIYLTGGGALLRGLDKRLSLKTKLPIHIAEDPLRAVVRGTGIALNDVSRFKPVLLD
- a CDS encoding ABC transporter ATP-binding protein, whose protein sequence is MANLEKSTPKGEIFDWKILKRVFVFVKPYQGRFYFIIFLTVLLGMVAPIRPYLIKLTVDDYILQNDWEGLNLMLILLLSSAVMQVGVEFIHSYLSGWLGQNVVRDIRLQVYNHLMEMKLSFYDKTPIGRLVTRNISDIETLSNIFTQGIANILGDILQLIFIFAAMLYLDWRLTLVTLTVLPFLLVGTYIFKEKVKESFNDVRTAVSNLNSFVQEHVTGMAIVQIFNSEKREYKKFEAINKEHRRANIKTVLYYSLYFPLAEIVGAAGTGLVVWYGASSVLAERIELGTLIAFILFLAMFFRPIRMIADRFNTLQLGIVSSDRILKLLDDNSTIQHNGTFFAKNLKGNIRFEEVWFAYNMDISKEEYAENKNPEIKPEWVLKNISFDVKQGQTIAMVGATGAGKSSIINLLNKFYEIQKGEIFVDDKNIEEYDLSSLRQNIGIVLQDVFLFSGTIMDNITLRNADISLEKVKKAAELVGAKEFIEKLPNGFYYDVQERGATLSVGQRQLISFVRAMVYDPQILILDEATSSVDSETEELIQNAIDKMMEGRTAIVIAHRLATIQKADKIMVLDKGEIKESGSHEELLTLGGYYNTLYELQFLQAERG
- the crtD gene encoding 1-hydroxycarotenoid 3,4-desaturase CrtD codes for the protein MKKAAIIGAGIAGIATAIHLANKGYKVEVFEANNYAGGKLSEFWKDGFRYDAGPSLFTLPERVEELILQSGKKVEDYFSYKKLETINKYFWEDGTKLEASADTETFAKQVEAKLGEPKENILKFLKSSKEKYDLTADLFLTRSLHKAETYFNKTALKAFSQIWKLELFKTMNQANSLIFEKEKTVQLFNRYATYNGSSPYVAPALLNVIPHLEFNKGAFLPTEGMFDITKSLVKLGQDLGVIYHFDKKVEEIIIDKNQNKITGIKVKDSKKEETQTEELDFDIVVSNMDVVHTYKKLLPKEKAPEFLLQQQKSSSALIFYWGMNAEYKELDLHNIFFTKEYKKEFNALFNGKTLYEDPTIYIFVSSKHIKTDAPEGCENWFVMINAPHNLNDGSQDWDTWIKKAKQDIIKKLERILMRNVEENIISESILDPRKIELRTSSLGGSLYGNSSNNRYAAFLRHANFSKTKGLYFCGGSVHPGGGIPLALSSAKIVGEMIEKI